A region from the Bacteroidota bacterium genome encodes:
- a CDS encoding ChaN family lipoprotein, whose product MKKILLLSSVTLLFFSFTGEKKAYVIYNSKGKVTSYKNLLDAAKEADIVMFGEEHDNPICHWLELELTKDLYNFKKNNLVLGAEMFERDQQNFLTEYLDGKISDKVFRDTTNLWSNFGTDYKPLVDFAKDNHLAFIATNVPRRYANMVYKHGLSALDTLKPNEKNFIAPLPIKYDSTVRAYKEIFENAGGHGGQNLPKAQALKDATMAYFLLQNWKPGETFIHYNGAYHSNNHSGLVWYLGQSNPSLKILVISSTTQSDISKIDSASKGSGDFIICIPDDMTRTME is encoded by the coding sequence ATGAAAAAAATTTTACTCCTCTCTTCCGTCACCCTCCTGTTTTTCAGTTTCACCGGCGAAAAAAAAGCTTACGTGATTTACAATTCAAAAGGGAAAGTGACGAGTTATAAAAACCTTCTTGATGCAGCGAAAGAAGCAGACATCGTGATGTTCGGCGAAGAACATGATAATCCTATCTGTCACTGGCTGGAACTGGAACTGACAAAGGATCTTTACAATTTTAAAAAAAATAATCTTGTACTCGGTGCAGAAATGTTTGAACGCGATCAGCAGAATTTTCTCACAGAATATCTCGATGGAAAAATTTCTGACAAAGTTTTCCGCGATACCACAAATCTCTGGTCGAATTTCGGAACGGATTATAAACCCTTAGTTGATTTTGCCAAAGACAATCACCTCGCTTTCATTGCCACGAATGTTCCGCGCCGTTATGCCAACATGGTTTACAAACACGGCCTGTCAGCGCTCGATACTTTGAAACCGAACGAAAAAAATTTCATCGCTCCTCTTCCGATAAAATATGACAGCACGGTGAGAGCTTACAAAGAAATTTTTGAAAATGCAGGCGGGCACGGCGGACAAAATCTTCCGAAGGCGCAGGCGCTGAAAGATGCGACCATGGCTTATTTTCTATTGCAGAACTGGAAACCCGGCGAAACTTTCATTCATTACAACGGCGCTTATCACAGCAACAATCATTCGGGACTCGTGTGGTATCTCGGGCAAAGCAATCCTTCCCTGAAAATCCTTGTGATCTCTTCCACTACACAATCTGATATCAGTAAAATCGATTCGGCTTCTAAAGGTTCCGGTGATTTTATTATTTGCATTCCGGATGATATGACGAGGACGATGGAATAA